Proteins encoded by one window of Modestobacter marinus:
- a CDS encoding aminodeoxychorismate/anthranilate synthase component II: protein MSLPAVRPVLVVDNFDSFVYNLVQYLGQLGVPSVVRRNDAVTVDELPDLDVAGVLLSPGPGTPVDAGVTVPMVQAAADAGLPALGVCLGHQAIAEAFGGVVSRAPELLHGKTSQVVHEGVGVLAGLGSPFNATRYHSLAVESDSVPAELEVTGRTPSGIVMALRHRELPIEGVQFHPESVLTEGGHQLLANWLSGCGLAPDPARVEAAAATARRLSTVTV from the coding sequence ATGAGCCTGCCCGCCGTGCGGCCGGTGCTCGTCGTCGACAACTTCGACAGCTTCGTCTACAACCTCGTCCAGTACCTGGGGCAGCTCGGGGTGCCCAGCGTGGTGCGCCGCAACGACGCGGTCACCGTCGACGAGCTCCCCGACCTGGACGTCGCCGGGGTGCTGCTCTCCCCGGGCCCCGGCACACCGGTCGACGCCGGCGTGACCGTGCCGATGGTGCAGGCCGCCGCGGACGCCGGACTGCCGGCGCTCGGGGTCTGCCTGGGGCACCAGGCCATCGCCGAGGCCTTCGGTGGCGTCGTGAGCCGGGCTCCGGAGCTGCTGCACGGCAAGACCAGCCAGGTGGTGCACGAGGGCGTGGGCGTGCTGGCCGGGCTGGGCAGCCCGTTCAATGCCACGCGGTACCACTCGCTCGCGGTGGAGTCCGACAGCGTCCCGGCCGAGCTGGAGGTCACCGGACGCACGCCGTCGGGCATCGTGATGGCGCTGCGGCACCGCGAGCTGCCGATCGAGGGGGTGCAGTTCCACCCCGAGTCGGTGCTCACCGAGGGCGGGCACCAACTGCTGGCCAACTGGCTGTCCGGCTGTGGGCTGGCCCCGGACCCGGCGCGGGTCGAGGCCGCGGCAGCCACCGCCCGCCGGCTCAGCACCGTCACGGTCTGA
- the pknB gene encoding Stk1 family PASTA domain-containing Ser/Thr kinase, which produces MTTPQVLGERYEIGGVLGRGGMAEVHRGRDLRLGREVAVKVLRQDLARDPSSQVRFRREAQASASLNHPAIVAVYDTGEDRTATGATPYIVMEYVEGDTLRDVLRRERRLPPERAMSLTADICAALDFSHRNGIVHRDVKPGNVMITPQGTVKVMDFGIARAVSDSAATMTSTAAVIGTAQYLSPEQARGEGVDARSDVYSAGCLLYELVTGTPPFTGDSPVAVAYQHVREDPRTPSSINPEITPELDAILLKAMSKNPANRYQSAADMRADLLRAVAGQRVEATPVMSDAEKTTIIGVTPGGYGNDEWDDGRTEDNRRRNRVIAVVVAVVLLVAAGVGLALALNSGSGEPDAPVVQQVPVPDLVGDPQADAEAEILAAGLTVGTVTREPSTQAEEDTVLSSNPGAGTEVDPEEPVDLVVGGGPNTIAVPNVLGDDQDEAIDRLEGAGFTGSTSTDQVDSLQPAGTVVALDPAPGSQAAPDVSFRLSISTGSITLPDVRRLTEPAAREALVDAGIDNGVIVPNNVERDDATPGTVVDTDPGPRASVSAGETVTLLIAVPTPAEPTPTPTPTPTPTAAATPTATSSTPAAPTGQVTPPAQPTS; this is translated from the coding sequence ATGACCACCCCCCAGGTGCTCGGCGAGCGCTACGAGATCGGCGGGGTGCTCGGCCGCGGCGGCATGGCGGAGGTGCACCGGGGGCGCGACCTCCGGCTGGGCCGGGAGGTCGCGGTCAAGGTGCTGCGCCAGGACCTCGCCCGCGACCCGTCGTCGCAGGTCCGGTTCCGGCGTGAGGCCCAGGCCAGCGCATCGCTGAACCACCCGGCGATCGTCGCGGTCTACGACACGGGGGAGGACCGCACCGCCACCGGCGCGACCCCCTACATCGTCATGGAGTACGTGGAGGGCGACACCCTGCGCGACGTCCTCCGCCGCGAGCGGCGCCTGCCCCCCGAGCGGGCCATGTCGCTCACCGCCGACATCTGCGCGGCGCTGGACTTCAGCCACCGGAACGGCATCGTGCACCGGGACGTGAAGCCCGGCAACGTCATGATCACGCCCCAGGGCACCGTCAAGGTCATGGACTTCGGCATCGCCCGGGCGGTCTCCGACTCCGCCGCGACGATGACCTCCACGGCCGCCGTGATCGGCACCGCCCAGTACCTCTCCCCCGAGCAGGCCCGCGGCGAGGGCGTCGACGCCCGCTCCGACGTCTACTCCGCCGGGTGCCTGCTGTACGAGCTGGTCACCGGCACCCCGCCTTTCACCGGCGACTCCCCCGTCGCCGTCGCCTACCAGCACGTGCGGGAGGACCCCCGGACGCCGTCGTCGATCAACCCGGAGATCACCCCGGAGCTCGACGCCATCCTGCTCAAGGCGATGAGCAAGAACCCGGCCAACCGCTACCAGTCCGCCGCCGACATGCGCGCGGACCTGCTGCGGGCCGTGGCCGGCCAGCGGGTCGAGGCCACGCCGGTGATGAGCGACGCCGAGAAGACCACGATCATCGGCGTCACCCCCGGCGGGTACGGCAACGACGAGTGGGACGACGGACGGACCGAGGACAACCGCCGGCGCAACCGGGTCATCGCCGTCGTCGTCGCCGTCGTCCTGCTGGTCGCCGCCGGCGTGGGCCTGGCGCTGGCCCTGAACTCCGGGTCCGGCGAGCCCGACGCCCCGGTGGTGCAGCAGGTCCCGGTGCCGGACCTGGTCGGTGACCCGCAGGCCGACGCCGAGGCCGAGATCCTGGCCGCCGGCCTGACGGTCGGCACGGTCACCCGCGAGCCGAGCACCCAGGCCGAGGAGGACACGGTCCTCAGCTCCAACCCGGGCGCGGGCACCGAGGTCGACCCGGAGGAGCCGGTGGACCTGGTCGTGGGGGGTGGCCCCAACACCATCGCCGTGCCGAACGTGCTGGGCGACGACCAGGACGAGGCGATCGACCGGCTCGAGGGCGCCGGCTTCACCGGCAGCACGAGCACCGACCAGGTCGACAGCCTGCAGCCCGCCGGCACGGTCGTGGCGCTCGACCCCGCGCCGGGCAGCCAAGCCGCCCCGGACGTGTCGTTCCGGCTGAGCATCTCCACGGGCTCGATCACCCTGCCCGATGTGCGCCGGCTCACCGAGCCGGCCGCCCGGGAGGCCCTCGTGGACGCCGGGATCGACAACGGCGTCATCGTCCCGAACAACGTCGAGCGGGACGACGCCACGCCGGGCACCGTCGTCGACACCGACCCGGGCCCGCGGGCCTCGGTGTCGGCGGGCGAGACGGTCACCCTGCTGATCGCCGTCCCGACCCCGGCGGAGCCGACCCCCACGCCGACGCCGACGCCGACGCCGACAGCGGCGGCGACCCCGACGGCGACTTCGTCGACCCCGGCTGCGCCGACGGGCCAGGTCACCCCGCCGGCGCAGCCCACCAGCTGA
- a CDS encoding serine/threonine-protein kinase: protein MAVRLGSLLAGRYEITAPIATGGMGEVWQARDRTLGRIVAVKVLRSEYTGDSSFLIRFRNEARHTAALSHPNIASVYDYGETTEDGQRLAYLIMEFVEGKPLVTILAERGRLTAEQTLDVLGQAGDGLSAAHAAGMVHRDIKPGNLLVRPDGVVKLTDFGIAYARDAAPLTRTGMVVGTAQYLSPEQAQGHVVTAASDVYSLGVLGYECIAGVRPFDGESQVAIALAQINRPPPPMPADVPWQVRALIERALAKDPAARFPDGAAFASAVRQVAAGGPVPAATAMTQVVGDDGTATTMLPATGPGTTVSPSTAPRTMPPLHGPPVDGDGTGTWTDGDADPHDARRTRLLWAATALALVGLVAAAVFLVLSRSEEPGGSAAPSGTTSPATSAPATTSAAGTIAFDVAGYVGEDADDVAEELEALDLEVRQREATAEELATAGVALAEDAVVTADPARATLAPGERVTLAVAAAAYDPQAGEDAEPSSPPTSAAPTSEAEDEGEDGSGTTPTTATVTATVTRSPTSASNTSSSAPPTSTAPTSTPATSSVEPAPEPTVSPNADAPVSTSASIASTQ, encoded by the coding sequence ATGGCCGTGCGCCTCGGCAGCCTGCTGGCCGGCCGCTACGAGATCACCGCCCCCATCGCCACCGGCGGGATGGGCGAGGTATGGCAGGCCCGCGACCGCACCCTCGGCCGGATCGTGGCCGTCAAGGTGCTGCGCAGCGAGTACACCGGCGACTCGAGCTTCCTCATCCGCTTCCGCAACGAGGCCCGGCACACCGCCGCCCTGTCCCACCCGAACATCGCCTCGGTCTACGACTACGGCGAGACCACGGAGGACGGCCAGCGGCTGGCCTACCTGATCATGGAGTTCGTCGAGGGCAAGCCGCTGGTCACCATCCTGGCCGAGCGCGGGCGGCTCACCGCCGAACAGACCCTCGACGTCCTCGGCCAGGCCGGTGACGGCCTGTCCGCGGCGCACGCCGCCGGCATGGTGCACCGGGACATCAAGCCCGGGAACCTGCTCGTGCGACCCGACGGCGTGGTCAAGCTGACCGACTTCGGCATCGCCTACGCCCGTGACGCCGCGCCCCTCACCCGCACCGGCATGGTCGTCGGCACCGCGCAGTACCTCTCCCCCGAGCAGGCCCAGGGGCACGTGGTGACCGCCGCCTCCGACGTCTACTCGCTCGGCGTGCTCGGGTATGAGTGCATCGCGGGCGTGCGTCCGTTCGACGGCGAGTCGCAGGTGGCGATCGCGCTGGCGCAGATCAACCGCCCCCCGCCCCCGATGCCCGCGGACGTGCCGTGGCAGGTGCGGGCCCTGATCGAGCGCGCCCTGGCCAAGGACCCCGCGGCACGCTTTCCCGACGGCGCGGCCTTTGCCTCAGCGGTGCGGCAGGTGGCGGCCGGTGGCCCCGTGCCCGCAGCCACCGCCATGACCCAGGTGGTCGGGGACGACGGCACGGCGACCACGATGTTGCCGGCGACCGGCCCGGGCACCACCGTGAGCCCCTCCACCGCACCCCGCACCATGCCACCGCTGCACGGGCCCCCGGTCGACGGCGACGGGACGGGCACCTGGACCGACGGCGACGCCGACCCGCACGACGCCCGGCGCACCCGCCTGCTGTGGGCCGCCACGGCGCTGGCCCTCGTCGGGCTGGTCGCCGCCGCGGTGTTCCTGGTCCTCAGCCGGTCCGAGGAGCCGGGTGGCTCGGCCGCGCCGAGTGGCACCACCTCCCCCGCGACCTCCGCACCGGCCACCACCAGTGCCGCCGGCACCATCGCCTTCGACGTGGCCGGCTACGTCGGGGAGGACGCCGACGACGTCGCGGAGGAGCTCGAGGCGCTGGACCTCGAGGTGCGGCAGCGGGAGGCCACCGCGGAGGAGCTGGCGACAGCCGGCGTCGCGCTGGCGGAGGACGCCGTCGTGACCGCTGACCCGGCGCGCGCCACCCTCGCACCGGGCGAGCGGGTCACGCTCGCCGTCGCGGCCGCGGCCTACGACCCCCAGGCCGGGGAGGACGCCGAGCCGAGCAGTCCGCCGACGTCGGCGGCCCCCACGTCGGAGGCCGAGGACGAGGGCGAGGACGGCAGCGGCACCACCCCGACGACCGCCACGGTGACCGCGACGGTCACGCGCAGCCCGACCAGCGCGAGCAACACGAGTTCGTCGGCACCGCCGACGAGCACCGCCCCCACCAGCACCCCCGCAACCAGTTCGGTCGAGCCGGCTCCGGAGCCCACCGTCTCCCCGAACGCGGACGCACCGGTGTCGACGTCGGCGAGCATCGCGAGCACCCAGTGA
- a CDS encoding peptidoglycan D,D-transpeptidase FtsI family protein gives MNAPLRKVAISVLVLFTLLIVNVNVIQVIRAESLRENPRNTRVLTDEYGRERGAIVVGGNEIASSVETTDTLRYLRTYANGPLYAPVTGFYSVLFGNRGIERAEDDVLSGTDDRLFGRRLADLFTGRDPSGGNVELTLDPAVQEAAMAGLEGRVGAVVALDPSTGAVLGLASTPTYDPNLLSSHDPAAIRAYDEQLDALETDPRVNQAISERYAAGSIFKVVVAAAALATGDYTPDTVIPAPQDYVLPGTDTDLQNFGNEPCSPTGEQPLIEALTISCNTAFAQLGIELGEDALREMAEAFGIDGEERQIPLDVAGSTIGEIDGDAALGQTSIGQLDVALTPMQAAMIAAAVANDGVLMNPYLVESVQAPDLSVLDQTEPEPLSEPFSEEVADQLTAMMTNVVDEGTGRRAQISGVEVAGKTGTAENAGPDHNWFIGFAPAEDPSIAVAVFIRNGGGTGGDISAPIARSVIEAHLQGRG, from the coding sequence GTGAACGCCCCGCTGCGCAAGGTCGCGATCAGCGTGCTGGTGCTGTTCACCCTGCTGATCGTCAACGTGAACGTGATCCAGGTGATCCGCGCGGAGAGCCTGCGGGAGAACCCGCGCAACACCCGGGTGCTCACCGACGAGTACGGCCGGGAGCGCGGCGCGATCGTCGTCGGCGGCAACGAGATCGCCTCCTCCGTCGAGACCACCGACACGCTGCGGTACCTGCGCACCTACGCGAACGGGCCGCTGTACGCCCCGGTCACCGGGTTCTACTCGGTGCTGTTCGGCAACCGGGGCATCGAGCGGGCCGAGGACGACGTCCTCAGCGGCACGGACGACCGGCTCTTCGGCCGGCGGCTGGCCGACCTGTTCACCGGCCGCGACCCCTCCGGCGGCAACGTCGAGCTGACCCTCGACCCCGCCGTGCAGGAGGCGGCGATGGCCGGCCTCGAGGGGCGGGTGGGTGCGGTCGTCGCCCTCGACCCGTCCACCGGGGCCGTGCTCGGCCTGGCCAGCACGCCGACCTACGACCCGAACCTGCTCTCCAGCCACGACCCCGCCGCGATCCGCGCCTACGACGAGCAGCTGGACGCGCTGGAGACCGACCCCCGGGTCAACCAGGCCATCTCCGAGCGCTACGCGGCCGGGTCCATCTTCAAGGTGGTCGTCGCCGCCGCGGCGCTGGCCACCGGCGACTACACGCCGGACACCGTGATCCCCGCGCCGCAGGACTACGTCCTGCCGGGCACCGACACCGACCTGCAGAACTTCGGCAACGAGCCGTGCAGCCCGACCGGCGAGCAACCGCTGATCGAGGCGCTCACCATCTCCTGCAACACCGCCTTCGCCCAGCTCGGCATCGAGCTCGGCGAGGACGCCCTCCGGGAGATGGCCGAGGCGTTCGGCATCGACGGCGAGGAGCGCCAGATCCCCCTGGACGTGGCAGGCAGCACGATCGGCGAGATCGACGGCGACGCCGCCCTCGGGCAGACCTCGATCGGCCAGCTGGACGTGGCCCTGACCCCGATGCAGGCCGCGATGATCGCCGCCGCGGTGGCCAACGACGGCGTGCTGATGAACCCCTACCTGGTGGAGTCGGTCCAGGCCCCGGACCTGTCGGTCCTCGACCAGACCGAGCCCGAGCCGCTGTCGGAGCCGTTCTCCGAGGAGGTCGCCGACCAGCTCACCGCGATGATGACCAACGTCGTCGACGAGGGCACCGGCCGGCGCGCGCAGATCAGTGGCGTCGAGGTGGCCGGCAAGACCGGCACGGCGGAGAACGCCGGCCCGGACCACAACTGGTTCATCGGCTTCGCCCCCGCCGAGGACCCGAGCATCGCGGTGGCGGTCTTCATCCGCAACGGTGGCGGCACCGGCGGGGACATCTCCGCCCCGATCGCCCGCTCGGTCATCGAGGCCCACCTGCAGGGCCGCGGCTGA
- a CDS encoding DUF881 domain-containing protein codes for MTRSGAPRRFDPWVGLVPVVALAAGLLFATSGKTAQGTDLRGGEVTELSALIEERDSTVAGQQAELAALQLQVQALTDLAASRNGEVAAVQQGAAPGIGSAGLAELTGPGLSIELDDAPRQSSGTTPTEENPDNLVIHQSDVQGVVNALWAAGADGVAIMGQRLVATSAVICVGPTLLLHGRTYSPPYVITAVGEGDAMREELAASPGVQVFQEAADAYGLTFDVEDQDQLTLPAYDGALDMQYASAG; via the coding sequence ATGACCCGCAGCGGGGCCCCCCGTCGGTTCGACCCGTGGGTCGGGCTCGTGCCCGTCGTCGCCCTGGCCGCCGGTCTGCTGTTCGCCACCTCCGGCAAGACCGCGCAGGGCACCGACCTGCGGGGCGGGGAGGTCACCGAGCTGTCGGCGCTGATCGAGGAGCGTGACTCCACCGTCGCCGGCCAGCAGGCCGAGCTGGCCGCCCTGCAGCTGCAGGTGCAGGCGCTCACCGACCTGGCCGCCTCGCGGAACGGCGAGGTCGCCGCCGTGCAGCAGGGTGCTGCCCCCGGGATCGGGTCCGCCGGCCTCGCCGAGCTCACCGGGCCGGGGCTGTCCATCGAGCTGGACGACGCCCCGCGCCAGTCCTCCGGGACGACCCCGACCGAGGAGAACCCGGACAACCTGGTGATCCACCAGTCCGACGTCCAGGGGGTCGTGAACGCGCTGTGGGCCGCCGGCGCCGACGGGGTGGCCATCATGGGGCAGCGGCTGGTCGCCACCAGCGCCGTCATCTGCGTCGGCCCCACCCTGCTCCTGCACGGCCGGACGTACTCCCCGCCCTACGTGATCACCGCCGTCGGGGAAGGCGACGCGATGCGGGAGGAGCTCGCCGCCTCCCCGGGCGTCCAGGTCTTCCAGGAGGCGGCCGACGCCTACGGGCTGACCTTCGACGTCGAGGACCAGGACCAGCTGACGCTGCCGGCCTACGACGGCGCCCTGGACATGCAGTACGCCAGCGCCGGCTGA
- the crgA gene encoding cell division protein CrgA: MPKSKVRKKSVYTPPEGVLPTSAARAQSAQPSPRWYAPVMVALMLIGLLWIVVYYVAGDRIPLMTTLGPWNFAIGFGAMVAGLIMSMRWR; the protein is encoded by the coding sequence GTGCCCAAGTCGAAGGTGCGCAAGAAGTCGGTCTACACGCCGCCGGAGGGCGTGCTGCCCACCAGCGCGGCCCGGGCCCAGTCCGCGCAGCCGAGCCCGCGGTGGTACGCCCCGGTGATGGTCGCGCTGATGCTCATCGGCCTGCTGTGGATCGTCGTCTACTACGTCGCCGGCGACCGGATCCCGCTCATGACGACGCTGGGCCCGTGGAACTTCGCCATCGGCTTCGGCGCCATGGTCGCCGGGTTGATCATGTCGATGCGCTGGCGCTGA